A section of the Portunus trituberculatus isolate SZX2019 chromosome 20, ASM1759143v1, whole genome shotgun sequence genome encodes:
- the LOC123506531 gene encoding splicing factor, proline- and glutamine-rich-like isoform X1 — translation MWVQYTHTYTLYSLGGIGMGMGLSVTLNPNGVGLETALKAPLLSQSGVGGGPTAPLQPLFPIATMAQVALAQPTSAPSQLPLQQPPPTSRTHRSPSPPPSPTRPLLGSSSGSIVGLRGPDSGQNEGTGTGDCSSQGRDSPELIPSTV, via the exons ATGTGGGTGCAGTACACTCACACCTACACTCTATATTCTCTTGGTGGAA tcGGCATGGGCATGGGTCTATCTGTTACCTTGAATCCCAATGGCGTAGGCTTAGAGACGGCCCTCAAGGCCCCATTATTGTCTCAGTCGGGAGTGGGCGGGGGCCCCACTGCCCCCCTCCAGCCACTCTTCCCTATTGCTACCATGGCGCAGGTGGCTCTGGCGCAGCCCACCTCTGCCCCCTCCCAGCTTCCCCTCCAGCAGCCTCCGCCCACCTCCCGTACCCACCGCTCCCCATCTCCACCCCCTTCCCCAACTCGCCCTCTCCTGGGGTCTTCTTCAGGCTCCATTGTGGGCCTCCGTGGACCAGATAGTGGACAAAATGAAGGCACTGGCACTGGGGACTGCAGCTCTCAGGGGCGGGACTCCCCGGAGCTTATCCCCAGCACCGTGTAG
- the LOC123506530 gene encoding potassium voltage-gated channel protein Shaw-like isoform X1 — protein sequence MDAENRVVLNVGGIRHETYKATLKKIPATRLSRLTEALANYDPILNEYFFDRHPGVFAQVLNYYRTGKLHYPTDVCGPLFEEELEYWGLDSNQVEPCCWMTYTAHRDTQETLAVLDRLDLDTDKPSEEEVARKFGFEDDYFSGNLSWWQKTKPKLWSLFDEPYSSQAAKVIGVISVFFICVSILSFCLKTHPDMRVPVIQNITVHTAENTTVWTLDKKATNAHEAFFYIECVCNTWFTFEILIRLIASPNKFMFLKASVNMIDFIATLSFYVDILLQKFASHLENADILEFFSIIRIMRLFKLTRHSSGLKILIQTFRASAKELTLLVFFLVLGIVIFASLVYYAERIQANPHNDFNSIPLGLWWALVTMTTVGYGDMAPKTYVGMFVGALCALAGVLTIALPVPVIVSNFAMYYSHTQARAKLPKKRRRVLPVEHVRCPVAPPPKRGGGPNAMNRGPGPKMGNGDEAIPMLGLRNHLLQMSGGNCPPPPPTPTVGSPTSSLSNTYVLDPTSRSNTYSHNTLTVPASTMPNNYSWNITPKSGPQAPSVNGSQGLSRRESQRGSMSSPLRGSQQASRASQSSHCPTSAGESFPSSRSYAYAEDVHANPKGQEYS from the exons ATGGACGCCGAGAACAGGGTGGTCCTCAATGTGGGCGGGATACGGCACGAGActtacaag GCGACTCTGAAGAAGATCCCAGCGACGCGTCTCTCCCGCCTGACGGAGGCTCTCGCTAACTATGACCCGATCCTGAATGAGTACTTCTTTGACAGGCACCCCGGCGTGTTcgcgcag GTGTTGAACTACTACCGCACGGGCAAACTACATTACCCCACCGATGTGTGCGGCCCGCTCttcgaggaggagctggagtaTTGGGGGCTCGACTCCAACCAGGTGGAGCCGTGTTGCTGGATGACCTACACGGCG CATCGAGACACACAGGAGACACTGGCTGTGCTGGACCGTCTGGACCTGGACACAGACAAGCCCAGTGAGGAGGAGGTTGCCAGGAAGTTTGGTTTTGAGGATGACTATTTTTCTGGAAATTTGTCGTGGTGGCAAAAGACCAAACCTAAGCTGTGGTCTCTGTTCGACGAGCCATACTCCTCCCAGGCTGCCAAG GTTATTGGTGTTATCTCCGTGTTCTTCATCTGtgtgtccattctttcattctgcCTCAAGACACACCCGGACATGAGAGTGCCAGTGATACAAAATATCACTGTACACACAGCAGAGAACACAACCGTTTGGACTCTTGACAAGAAAGCTACCAATGCTCATGAAGCATTCTTCTACATAGAGTGTGTCTGTAACACTTGGTTTACTTTCGAAATATTAATAAGGTTAATTGCATCACCCAATAAGTTTATGTTTCTTAAGGCATCAGTGAACATGATTGACTTCATTGCTACTCTAAGCTTCTATGTGGATATTCTCCTCCAGAAGTTTGCCTCACATTTGGAGAATGCAGATATTTTGGAATTCTTTAGTATCATTCGAATCATGAGATTATTCAAGTTGACACGCCACTCCTCAGGACTCAAAATCTTGATACAGACTTTCCGAGCATCAGCAAAAGAGTTAACCTTACTTGTGTTCTTCCTGGTGCTGGGGATTGTGATCTTTGCCTCCTTAGTATATTATGCTGAGAGGATACAAGCCAACCCTCACAACGACTTCAACAGCATCCCTCTTGGCCTGTGGTGGGCACTGGTCACCATGACCACTGTGGGCTATGGCGACATGGCTCCCAAGACTTATGTGGGCATGTTTGTGGGTGCGCTCTGTGCCCTGGCTGGTGTATTGACAATTGCGCTCCCAGTGCCTGTCATCGTGTCCAACTTCGCCATGTACTACAGCCACACTCAAGCCCGTGCCAAGCTGCCCAAGAAGCGGCGACGAGTCCTTCCTGTGGAGCATGTGCGCTGCCCGGTGGCACCGCCCCCCAAGCGTGGTGGAGGACCCAATGCTATGAACCGCGGACCAGGACCAAAGATGG GCAACGGTGATGAGGCCATCCCCATGTTGGGTCTTAGGAACCACCTCCTGCAAATGAGCGGGGGGAACtgcccacctcctccacccacccccACAGTGGGCAGCCCCACAAGCTCCCTCTCCAATACTTACGTGCTGGACCCCACTTCTCGCTCCAACACATACTCCCACAACACCCTCACGGTGCCCGCCTCCACAATGCCCAACAATTATAGTTGGAATATTACCCCCAAAAGTGGCCCACAAGCTCCCTCTGTCAACGGGTCTCAAGGTCTCAGTCGGCGGGAGAGTCAGCGGGGGTCTATGTCGTCCCCTTTGCGTGGAAGCCAGCAGGCCTCTCGCGCCTCCCAGTCCTCCCACTGCCCCACCAGTGCTGGCGAGAGCTTCCCATCCAGCAGGAGTTATGCATATGCGGAAGATGTGCACGCCAACCCTAAGGGGCAGGAATATTCCTGA
- the LOC123506531 gene encoding splicing factor, proline- and glutamine-rich-like isoform X2 — MGMGLSVTLNPNGVGLETALKAPLLSQSGVGGGPTAPLQPLFPIATMAQVALAQPTSAPSQLPLQQPPPTSRTHRSPSPPPSPTRPLLGSSSGSIVGLRGPDSGQNEGTGTGDCSSQGRDSPELIPSTV, encoded by the coding sequence ATGGGCATGGGTCTATCTGTTACCTTGAATCCCAATGGCGTAGGCTTAGAGACGGCCCTCAAGGCCCCATTATTGTCTCAGTCGGGAGTGGGCGGGGGCCCCACTGCCCCCCTCCAGCCACTCTTCCCTATTGCTACCATGGCGCAGGTGGCTCTGGCGCAGCCCACCTCTGCCCCCTCCCAGCTTCCCCTCCAGCAGCCTCCGCCCACCTCCCGTACCCACCGCTCCCCATCTCCACCCCCTTCCCCAACTCGCCCTCTCCTGGGGTCTTCTTCAGGCTCCATTGTGGGCCTCCGTGGACCAGATAGTGGACAAAATGAAGGCACTGGCACTGGGGACTGCAGCTCTCAGGGGCGGGACTCCCCGGAGCTTATCCCCAGCACCGTGTAG
- the LOC123506530 gene encoding potassium voltage-gated channel protein Shaw-like isoform X2 translates to MDAENRVVLNVGGIRHETYKATLKKIPATRLSRLTEALANYDPILNEYFFDRHPGVFAQVLNYYRTGKLHYPTDVCGPLFEEELEYWGLDSNQVEPCCWMTYTAHRDTQETLAVLDRLDLDTDKPSEEEVARKFGFEDDYFSGNLSWWQKTKPKLWSLFDEPYSSQAAKVIGVISVFFICVSILSFCLKTHPDMRVPVIQNITVHTAENTTVWTLDKKATNAHEAFFYIECVCNTWFTFEILIRLIASPNKFMFLKASVNMIDFIATLSFYVDILLQKFASHLENADILEFFSIIRIMRLFKLTRHSSGLKILIQTFRASAKELTLLVFFLVLGIVIFASLVYYAERIQANPHNDFNSIPLGLWWALVTMTTVGYGDMAPKTYVGMFVGALCALAGVLTIALPVPVIVSNFAMYYSHTQARAKLPKKRRRVLPVEHVRCPVAPPPKRGGGPNAMNRGPGPKMDITLAAALGERTGGGKIQVLYGQPPPPANCRLHSKMV, encoded by the exons ATGGACGCCGAGAACAGGGTGGTCCTCAATGTGGGCGGGATACGGCACGAGActtacaag GCGACTCTGAAGAAGATCCCAGCGACGCGTCTCTCCCGCCTGACGGAGGCTCTCGCTAACTATGACCCGATCCTGAATGAGTACTTCTTTGACAGGCACCCCGGCGTGTTcgcgcag GTGTTGAACTACTACCGCACGGGCAAACTACATTACCCCACCGATGTGTGCGGCCCGCTCttcgaggaggagctggagtaTTGGGGGCTCGACTCCAACCAGGTGGAGCCGTGTTGCTGGATGACCTACACGGCG CATCGAGACACACAGGAGACACTGGCTGTGCTGGACCGTCTGGACCTGGACACAGACAAGCCCAGTGAGGAGGAGGTTGCCAGGAAGTTTGGTTTTGAGGATGACTATTTTTCTGGAAATTTGTCGTGGTGGCAAAAGACCAAACCTAAGCTGTGGTCTCTGTTCGACGAGCCATACTCCTCCCAGGCTGCCAAG GTTATTGGTGTTATCTCCGTGTTCTTCATCTGtgtgtccattctttcattctgcCTCAAGACACACCCGGACATGAGAGTGCCAGTGATACAAAATATCACTGTACACACAGCAGAGAACACAACCGTTTGGACTCTTGACAAGAAAGCTACCAATGCTCATGAAGCATTCTTCTACATAGAGTGTGTCTGTAACACTTGGTTTACTTTCGAAATATTAATAAGGTTAATTGCATCACCCAATAAGTTTATGTTTCTTAAGGCATCAGTGAACATGATTGACTTCATTGCTACTCTAAGCTTCTATGTGGATATTCTCCTCCAGAAGTTTGCCTCACATTTGGAGAATGCAGATATTTTGGAATTCTTTAGTATCATTCGAATCATGAGATTATTCAAGTTGACACGCCACTCCTCAGGACTCAAAATCTTGATACAGACTTTCCGAGCATCAGCAAAAGAGTTAACCTTACTTGTGTTCTTCCTGGTGCTGGGGATTGTGATCTTTGCCTCCTTAGTATATTATGCTGAGAGGATACAAGCCAACCCTCACAACGACTTCAACAGCATCCCTCTTGGCCTGTGGTGGGCACTGGTCACCATGACCACTGTGGGCTATGGCGACATGGCTCCCAAGACTTATGTGGGCATGTTTGTGGGTGCGCTCTGTGCCCTGGCTGGTGTATTGACAATTGCGCTCCCAGTGCCTGTCATCGTGTCCAACTTCGCCATGTACTACAGCCACACTCAAGCCCGTGCCAAGCTGCCCAAGAAGCGGCGACGAGTCCTTCCTGTGGAGCATGTGCGCTGCCCGGTGGCACCGCCCCCCAAGCGTGGTGGAGGACCCAATGCTATGAACCGCGGACCAGGACCAAAGATGG ATATCACCCTGGCAGCAGCACTGGGCGAGCGCACAGGGGGCGGCAAAATCCAGGTATTGTACGGGCAGCCTCCACCACCTGCTAACTGTAGACTGCACTCCAAGATGGTGTAG